The genomic segment GTGATTGATGATGTGTTGCGACCGGGTTGTTTCGACGAGCACGTGCACGGTCACGAAGTTGTGCTGTCAGCGCTCGGCCCGAAGCGAATGCATCCGGCGAATCCGTGGAGCGCACTCGCCTCGCCGCCGGACTTCGCCGCACGCACGGCGGCGATGCTCGTGAACGCGATGCGGGAGCACGGCCTCGCGCGCGTGGTCGCCGTAAGCGCGGCGGGTGTCGCGGAGAGCGCGCCGCGCATGAATCTCCTGATGAAATTCTTCGTTGCGAAATCGAGCGTCGGCATCGGCTATCGCGATCTCGGAGCGATGGAGCACGTGTTTGGGAACTCGGGACTTGATTGGTGCTGCCCGCGCCCGACGCGACTCACCAGTGGTCCGCTCACTCGACGCGTGAAGATCGCGGAGAGCTTCCCGATGACCGCCGGGATTTCACG from the Gemmatimonadaceae bacterium genome contains:
- a CDS encoding NAD(P)H-binding protein, encoding VIDDVLRPGCFDEHVHGHEVVLSALGPKRMHPANPWSALASPPDFAARTAAMLVNAMREHGLARVVAVSAAGVAESAPRMNLLMKFFVAKSSVGIGYRDLGAMEHVFGNSGLDWCCPRPTRLTSGPLTRRVKIAESFPMTAGISRADVAWWMLEHAEQPIRERTPMITGG